The Mesorhizobium opportunistum WSM2075 DNA window AGGCCACGCTTCATCGTAAAAGTGGCCGCCTGGCCGGGCCACGCCAGGGCCACGAGCACCAGCAGCGCCGCCATCAAACTCTTGATCATCGCCGTCAACAGTGCCATCCGATGCTTTGTCGCGTGGAGGACTGGTGCCTCGCTGCGGCTGAAAAAGGAAGCGCAATGGACGATCATGGTGAATCGGCGACGCTGCTGGCCGGGCTTTCCGGTGCGCTGACGGCGTCCGGGCATCGGCTGATGGCGCGGGTCTACTATGCCGACACCGATTTTTCGGGTGTTGTCTACCACGCGCGTTATCTCGAATTTCTCGAGCGCGGCCGCTCCGACTATCTCAGGCTCACCGGCGTGCATCACACCGAACTTGCCGGTGGCAAGCATGGCGAAAGAATAGTCTGGGTGGTGCGGCGCATGGAGATCGACTTTCGTATCCCAGCCCGCATCGACGACATCCTGACCGTCGACACCCGCACCGAGGCCATTTCCGGGGCTCGCATCTTCATGGCGCAGCAGCTCAAACGCGGCGAGGAGGTGCTGGTCGAAGCCAAGGTCGAGGCGGCGATCATAGGCGAGAATGGCCGGCCGAGACGCTTTCCCAAGGAATGGATCGCGGCGTTCATGCCCAAGGCACCGCCGACGGCCAACTAGGCGGATTGCACGGCAGGAGATTGTACTTCTCGACCTTGCCGGGCGCGGCAATGCGCCGCGCCTTACGGACTAACCCATCCTTAACCATAACGGTTCATGAAGAGATTGGTGAAGATTGGCGTTATCCAGCGCCTTCCTTTCACCAATATTTGCCCCGAAAAGGCCGCGAAAGGCTCGACTTGGGGTGCCCGGTAGCTTCGTGCGAACCGACCACAAGGGATGCCAGGGGCCAGCCGCCAGCTTCGCCCGGAAATCTTAAGGACGTAACGATGGAAAATATCGCACTCGCCGAACCGGGCGCGCAATTGTCGATTTGGGCGCTGTTCATGCAGGCCAGCTGGGTGGTCAAGTTGGTCATGATCGGGCTGCTTTGTGCCTCGGTCTGGACCTGGGCGATCATCATAGACAAGCTGGTTGCCTATGGCCGCATGCGGCTGGCGCTCAACCGCTTCGAGCAGGTCTTCTGGTCGGGACAGTCGCTGGAGGAACTCTACCGCACGCTTGCCGACCGCAAGACGTCGGGTATGGGCGCCATTTTCGTCGCCGCCATGCGCGAGTGGAAGAAGAGCTTCGAGAAAGGTGCAAAAACGCCGCTCGGGCTGCAAACCCGCATCGACAAGGCCATGGACCTGGCGCTGACCCGCGAGATGGAGAAGCTCGAGGGGCGCCTCGGCTTCCTCGCCACCACCGGCTCGGCCGCCCCCTTTATCGGCCTGTTCGGCACCGTCATCGGCATCATGACCTCGTTCCAGGCCATCGCCGACTCCAAGAACACCAGCCTTGCGGTGGTCGCGCCCGGTATCGCCGAGGCACTGCTGGCGACGGCCATCGGCCTGCTCGCCGCCATTCCCGCCGTCATCGCCTACAACAAACTGTCGTCCGACGCGAGCAAGATAGCGGTGCGCATGGAAGGGTTCTCCGACGAGTTCTCCGCCATACTCTCGCGCCAAATCGATGAAAAAGTCGCGCCGAAGGCCTGAGGAGCACAAAAGATGGGTATGTCCGTAGGCATGGCAGGGCGCGGCGGGCGCGGCCACCGGCGGCGCGGCCGTCACCATGGGCTGATGTCGGAAATCAACGTCACGCCGATGGTCGACGTCATGCTGGTGCTGTTGATCATCTTCATGGTCGCCGCACCGATGCTGACGGTCGGCGTGCCGATCGACCTGCCGGATACGCAGGCCAAGGCGATGAATGCCGACACGCAGCCGATCACCGTCTCGATCGATGCCGCGGGTAAGATCTATCTGCAGGAGACCGAGATTCCGATCGAGGAGTTGGTGGCCAAGCTGCAGGCGATCTCGAAGACCGGCTATGAGGAGCGCATCTTTATTCGTGGCGACAAATCCACCGACTACGGCACGGCGATGAAGGTGATGGCCCGCATTTCGGCCGCCGGCTACAAGAACATCGGCCTGGTTTCACTGCAGGAACAGGATCAGTAGACAAGACGATGAAGACCGGCCTCACCACATCGGTGATCCTGCACACGGCGGTGCTGGCCTTCGGCCTGTTCACCCTGTCGGCTCCGGCCGCGCTGCCGTCGGCCGATGTCGAGTCGGTCGCGGTCGATATCGTGCCGATGGAAGCCATCGCGCAGACATTGCAGGGCGACAAGAAGGCCGTGATGCATGAAAAGCCGGCGCCGTTGCCGACGCAGCGTCCCGATATCGTGCCGGATGCGCAGAAGGTCGGCGAGAACAGCGTCGACACCGACAAGCCGATAACGCCGGAAGCCAAGCCCAAGCCGGTCGATACGACCTCGGCTCCGCCGCCTGCGCCGACTCCCAAGGAAGCGCCGAAGACCGAGGACGTGCCGAAGCCACAGGAAAAGCCCAAGCCCATTCCGGCGACGGAAGTGGCGCCGGCGCCGCAGCCCAAGGAAGAGGTCAAGCCCGAGCCGGTCAAGCAGGTGGAGCCCAAGCCGACGCCGGCCAAGCCGGCGCCGACCCCGCCGCCGCAGGACAAGACCGCCGCTATCGATCCGACGCCCGAGGTCAAGCCTGATGCGGTCGCCGAGGCCATAGCGAAGGACCCGCCGACCGAAGAGACCCAATTGCCGAGTTCGGCGCCGGCGCCGGAAGCGCGGCCGAAGCCGCAGCCGGCGCAGGCGGAGAGCGCCAAGGCGCCGGACCGCAAGGATGCCGACAAGCCGGTCAAGGAAGCGTCGTCCAAGCCTAAGTCCGACGACAAGCAGTTCAACGCCGACGAAATCTCTGCTCTCCTCGACAAGCAGAAGCCGTCCGGCGGCGGTGCCAAGCGTTCGACCCAGCAAGCCTCGCTCGGCGGTGACAAGGATCAGGGCCAGAAGCTCTCGAAGTCCGAACAGGGGGCTCTGGAAAGCCAGCTGGGTGGCTGCTGGACGCTGCCGGCCGGGCTGGAAGGCTCGGAGAGTTTCGTCGTGGTGGTGCGCTTCAACCTGGACAACTCCGGCAAGCTCGATGGTCGTCCGTCCGTAGAAAAATCGAGCGGCAACCGGCAGTTCGATGAGAGCGCGGTCCGTGCGGTGCAGAAATGCGA harbors:
- the ybgC gene encoding tol-pal system-associated acyl-CoA thioesterase; protein product: MDDHGESATLLAGLSGALTASGHRLMARVYYADTDFSGVVYHARYLEFLERGRSDYLRLTGVHHTELAGGKHGERIVWVVRRMEIDFRIPARIDDILTVDTRTEAISGARIFMAQQLKRGEEVLVEAKVEAAIIGENGRPRRFPKEWIAAFMPKAPPTAN
- the tolQ gene encoding protein TolQ, with amino-acid sequence MENIALAEPGAQLSIWALFMQASWVVKLVMIGLLCASVWTWAIIIDKLVAYGRMRLALNRFEQVFWSGQSLEELYRTLADRKTSGMGAIFVAAMREWKKSFEKGAKTPLGLQTRIDKAMDLALTREMEKLEGRLGFLATTGSAAPFIGLFGTVIGIMTSFQAIADSKNTSLAVVAPGIAEALLATAIGLLAAIPAVIAYNKLSSDASKIAVRMEGFSDEFSAILSRQIDEKVAPKA
- the tolR gene encoding protein TolR: MGMSVGMAGRGGRGHRRRGRHHGLMSEINVTPMVDVMLVLLIIFMVAAPMLTVGVPIDLPDTQAKAMNADTQPITVSIDAAGKIYLQETEIPIEELVAKLQAISKTGYEERIFIRGDKSTDYGTAMKVMARISAAGYKNIGLVSLQEQDQ
- a CDS encoding cell envelope integrity protein TolA codes for the protein MKTGLTTSVILHTAVLAFGLFTLSAPAALPSADVESVAVDIVPMEAIAQTLQGDKKAVMHEKPAPLPTQRPDIVPDAQKVGENSVDTDKPITPEAKPKPVDTTSAPPPAPTPKEAPKTEDVPKPQEKPKPIPATEVAPAPQPKEEVKPEPVKQVEPKPTPAKPAPTPPPQDKTAAIDPTPEVKPDAVAEAIAKDPPTEETQLPSSAPAPEARPKPQPAQAESAKAPDRKDADKPVKEASSKPKSDDKQFNADEISALLDKQKPSGGGAKRSTQQASLGGDKDQGQKLSKSEQGALESQLGGCWTLPAGLEGSESFVVVVRFNLDNSGKLDGRPSVEKSSGNRQFDESAVRAVQKCDVAGLQVPAGKQDIWNDIRVTFDPREMLGL